Proteins encoded in a region of the Clostridium beijerinckii genome:
- a CDS encoding ABC transporter ATP-binding protein, with the protein MIRKFISFYKPYKLLFILDLVVALIASLCDLVYPVMTRDLVNESIPNKDVRTIIVFAIALLIIFGIKAACGYFMQYWGHVVGVRMQGDMRRHIFKHLQKLPNSFFDNNKTGDIMSRIINDLMDISELAHHGPEDLFISIVMLIGSFIILCTINIPLTVLIFAFIPFIVLFTLYERKKMNKAFLETKVETGAVNANLENSISGIKISKAFVSHEAEEEKFEKGNKKFINARERAYKVMAEYSSGAGFGMDVLSYVGLIGGGIFTLIGLINIGDFMAYMLFIKIFMTPIKKLIDFMEQFQNGITGFQRYIEIMSQDKEKDKANATELENVQGEIEFKDVNFSYEGKEVLKSISIKINKGKMLALVGASGGGKTTFCNLIPRFYEVDSGDILIDNKSIYDVKLDSLRENIGIVQQEVFLFTGTIRDNILFGKTDATEEELLRAAKMANIHEFINTLPEGYDTYIGERGVKLSGGQKQRISIARVFLKNPPILILDEATSALDNATERIIQESLEKLCAGRTTIVVAHRLSTIKNADEIVVLGKTGIIEAGTHEELMEKQGEYSNLHRLAAV; encoded by the coding sequence ATGATAAGAAAATTTATTTCATTTTATAAACCATATAAATTACTATTTATTTTAGATTTAGTAGTAGCACTTATCGCATCTTTATGCGATTTAGTATATCCAGTTATGACAAGGGATCTAGTAAATGAATCGATTCCTAATAAAGATGTAAGGACAATTATTGTATTTGCCATAGCATTACTTATAATTTTTGGAATCAAGGCTGCATGTGGTTACTTCATGCAGTATTGGGGACATGTTGTAGGTGTTAGAATGCAGGGGGATATGAGAAGACATATATTTAAGCATCTTCAAAAATTACCTAATAGTTTTTTTGATAATAATAAAACAGGGGATATAATGTCTAGAATTATTAATGACTTAATGGATATTTCAGAGCTTGCTCATCATGGGCCAGAAGATTTATTTATATCAATAGTTATGCTTATAGGTTCATTTATAATATTGTGTACAATCAATATACCTCTTACAGTTTTAATATTTGCATTCATACCATTTATAGTATTGTTTACCTTGTATGAGAGAAAGAAGATGAATAAAGCTTTTCTTGAAACTAAAGTAGAAACAGGAGCAGTCAATGCAAATCTTGAAAATAGTATTTCAGGAATAAAAATATCAAAAGCATTTGTAAGCCATGAAGCTGAAGAAGAAAAATTTGAAAAAGGAAATAAAAAGTTCATTAATGCCAGAGAAAGAGCATACAAAGTAATGGCGGAATATTCTTCCGGTGCAGGATTTGGAATGGACGTGCTAAGTTACGTAGGTTTAATAGGAGGAGGAATATTTACACTTATTGGACTTATAAACATTGGGGATTTTATGGCATATATGCTGTTTATAAAAATCTTTATGACCCCAATAAAGAAACTTATTGATTTTATGGAGCAATTTCAAAATGGAATTACAGGTTTCCAAAGATATATAGAAATAATGAGTCAAGATAAAGAAAAAGATAAAGCAAATGCAACTGAACTTGAAAATGTTCAAGGGGAAATAGAATTTAAAGATGTTAATTTTAGTTATGAAGGAAAAGAAGTTTTAAAAAGTATTTCTATTAAGATAAATAAAGGAAAGATGTTGGCGTTAGTAGGAGCTTCTGGTGGAGGTAAAACAACATTTTGTAATCTTATACCAAGATTTTATGAAGTTGATAGTGGAGATATTTTAATAGATAATAAGAGTATTTATGATGTTAAATTAGATTCGCTTAGAGAGAATATAGGAATAGTTCAGCAAGAAGTTTTCTTATTTACAGGAACTATAAGAGATAATATACTGTTTGGAAAGACAGATGCAACTGAAGAAGAATTACTAAGAGCTGCTAAGATGGCTAATATTCATGAATTTATAAATACATTACCTGAAGGATATGATACTTACATTGGTGAAAGAGGTGTTAAATTATCTGGTGGGCAAAAGCAGCGTATTTCCATTGCAAGAGTTTTTCTTAAGAATCCTCCAATATTAATTTTGGATGAGGCAACATCAGCATTAGATAATGCAACAGAACGCATAATTCAAGAATCACTAGAAAAGTTATGCGCTGGAAGGACAACCATAGTAGTTGCACATAGATTGTCTACCATTAAGAATGCAGATGAAATTGTTGTACTTGGAAAAACAGGCATAATAGAAGCAGGAACTCATGAAGAATTAATGGAGAAACAAGGAGAGTATAGTAATTTACATAGACTAGCAGCAGTGTAA